The following proteins are co-located in the uncultured Draconibacterium sp. genome:
- a CDS encoding efflux RND transporter permease subunit, giving the protein MKKAVELFVRFPFYANLVLIFFVIVGGISLYSMKKSFFPERESHYINVSVMYPGASPIEMEEGITSRVEEAIRSIPGIYEINSVSSENSARVTIEFEPGYDIDEALIEIKNAVDGISALPTASERPIVAKSRTTSPAARLLVTGDVDLMTLKSYAQQVEEDFLSSGMMSQVSISGFPSLEISVEASEEDMLRYGFTFNDLQNAISNNNRDVSGGQIRSQEEELLIRLRSRSADPNKIGNIILRANADGSVIRIRDVASVKMKFSDVPNKAIDKGNPVINLRVNKLITEDLDEIDKYIKEYVTDFNSKAYGVELIMSRSYLDFLKGRLKLLYTNGGQGLILVVLILGIMLSTRLSLWVAWGIPASFLGMFIIVNLMGVTINMMSVFGMILVVGILVDDGIVIGENIFQHFERGKRPMRAAVDGTVEVIPAVITSVLTTVVAFSPLIFITGRMEMMYEMALIVIFSLLVSMVEAFFVLPAHLGNKHVLNRKVLTRKGKGFRKYVERFFSWLRDYAYDRVIKLVIEWRYIVMGVPVAMIVITLGLIGGQIIKTTFFPRMEFDDFNINIAFTPGAGESKTMEYLVRFDSIVWVVNQELMDEYNDTVPFIESSIINLGSGFDRSESGAHTGNIDVSPRNSEETGVSGFEITNRLRKHIGNVPEADKFTIGARGRFGSPVSIGLLSRNIEELEAGRDFIMDRLQGYPQLKDVVNTNAMGKEEILLELKPKAYMLGLNEIVIANQIRQAFYGGQAQRLQVGRDEIRIWVRYPAEGREKLGQLEKMKIVTSQGEYPFTELVDYSKKRGPVNINRYNSKREIRVNAEMVDPDASVTDMLELIKTEVIPELNVLYPGIAVEFQGQSKESERNMGDLMFLFPMAFLAIIFILMVNFKSIEQPIIILIMIPISILGAVWGHGIHGKPLSILSLWGVVALTGVIVNDAVVFLSKYNLLIEEGLKVKDAIVESGKSRLRAIILTTLTTSFGLFPLVLEKSFQAQFLIPMAISLVYGVAFGTFFILIFFPALIMVLNDIRRVAKKLWTGEEVEPEHVEIAWIHSQRKFDNSLYQEDEDKNNDEEN; this is encoded by the coding sequence ATGAAAAAAGCAGTTGAGCTATTTGTTCGGTTTCCGTTTTATGCCAACCTGGTTCTTATCTTTTTTGTAATTGTTGGAGGCATCAGTCTCTACTCCATGAAAAAGTCGTTTTTTCCTGAACGGGAATCGCACTATATAAATGTAAGTGTAATGTATCCGGGTGCCTCGCCAATTGAAATGGAAGAAGGTATTACTTCGAGGGTTGAAGAAGCCATTCGGTCAATTCCCGGAATTTACGAGATTAACTCTGTTTCGTCGGAAAACAGTGCAAGAGTAACCATCGAGTTCGAACCGGGTTATGATATTGATGAAGCTTTAATAGAAATAAAAAATGCGGTTGATGGAATTTCTGCTCTTCCAACTGCATCCGAACGTCCTATTGTGGCAAAATCACGGACTACTTCACCTGCAGCACGTTTGCTGGTTACCGGCGATGTCGATTTAATGACCTTAAAAAGTTACGCGCAGCAGGTTGAAGAAGATTTCCTCTCTTCAGGAATGATGAGCCAGGTTTCTATTTCAGGTTTTCCTTCGCTCGAGATCTCGGTGGAGGCTTCTGAAGAAGACATGTTGCGTTATGGGTTTACATTTAACGATTTGCAAAATGCAATTTCCAATAACAACCGGGATGTTTCGGGGGGGCAAATTCGTTCACAGGAGGAAGAGTTGCTTATTCGATTGCGTTCGCGCAGTGCCGATCCGAATAAAATTGGCAATATTATTCTTCGTGCAAATGCCGATGGAAGTGTGATTCGGATACGGGATGTGGCTTCGGTAAAAATGAAATTCTCGGATGTGCCGAATAAAGCCATCGATAAGGGCAATCCTGTAATTAACCTTCGTGTAAACAAGTTAATTACGGAAGATTTGGATGAGATAGATAAATACATTAAAGAATATGTGACTGATTTTAATTCAAAAGCGTACGGAGTTGAATTGATTATGTCGCGTTCGTACCTCGACTTTTTAAAAGGGAGGTTAAAACTTTTATATACAAACGGAGGTCAGGGATTGATTCTGGTAGTACTTATACTTGGTATAATGCTGAGTACCCGGTTGTCCTTGTGGGTTGCCTGGGGAATTCCGGCGTCGTTCCTTGGTATGTTCATTATTGTAAACTTAATGGGAGTAACAATCAATATGATGTCGGTGTTTGGCATGATACTCGTTGTTGGTATTCTTGTGGACGATGGAATTGTAATCGGCGAAAATATATTCCAGCATTTTGAACGGGGCAAACGCCCCATGCGGGCAGCCGTTGACGGAACCGTTGAGGTAATACCAGCGGTTATTACTTCCGTTTTAACTACTGTTGTTGCTTTTTCTCCGCTTATTTTTATTACCGGTAGAATGGAGATGATGTATGAAATGGCTTTGATTGTTATCTTCAGTTTGCTGGTTTCTATGGTGGAAGCATTTTTTGTATTGCCGGCTCACCTTGGTAACAAACATGTATTAAACCGGAAGGTATTAACCCGAAAAGGCAAAGGATTTCGAAAATATGTAGAACGCTTTTTTAGCTGGTTGCGCGATTATGCGTACGACCGTGTTATAAAACTTGTGATTGAATGGAGGTACATTGTTATGGGAGTTCCTGTGGCAATGATTGTAATAACACTGGGTTTAATTGGCGGGCAGATTATTAAAACCACGTTCTTCCCTCGTATGGAATTCGACGATTTTAATATAAATATCGCTTTTACACCAGGTGCAGGAGAAAGCAAAACAATGGAATATCTTGTTCGGTTCGATAGTATTGTATGGGTAGTAAACCAGGAATTAATGGATGAATACAACGATACTGTTCCGTTTATCGAAAGTAGTATCATTAATCTCGGCTCCGGATTTGATCGATCGGAAAGTGGTGCCCATACCGGAAATATTGATGTCTCTCCACGAAATTCGGAAGAAACCGGAGTTAGTGGATTCGAAATTACCAATCGTTTGCGGAAACACATCGGAAATGTACCGGAGGCCGATAAATTTACCATCGGAGCTCGCGGGCGGTTTGGCTCGCCGGTATCTATCGGCTTGCTTTCAAGAAACATTGAAGAGCTTGAGGCAGGTCGCGATTTTATTATGGACCGTTTACAGGGATATCCGCAACTAAAGGATGTTGTAAATACAAATGCCATGGGTAAGGAAGAGATTTTGCTCGAACTTAAACCCAAGGCCTATATGCTGGGACTGAACGAAATCGTAATTGCCAATCAGATTCGTCAGGCTTTTTATGGTGGCCAGGCACAACGTTTGCAAGTCGGTCGCGACGAAATCCGAATTTGGGTTCGTTATCCTGCCGAAGGACGCGAGAAGTTAGGCCAGCTTGAAAAAATGAAAATAGTAACATCTCAAGGCGAATATCCATTTACCGAATTGGTTGATTACTCGAAAAAACGTGGACCGGTAAACATTAACCGTTACAATAGTAAACGCGAAATTCGTGTGAATGCTGAAATGGTTGATCCGGATGCATCGGTAACAGATATGCTGGAGCTGATTAAAACAGAGGTAATTCCGGAATTGAACGTATTGTATCCCGGAATCGCAGTAGAATTTCAAGGGCAATCAAAGGAGAGCGAACGTAATATGGGCGACTTGATGTTCTTATTTCCAATGGCATTTTTGGCCATCATATTTATTCTGATGGTGAATTTTAAATCCATTGAACAACCTATTATCATATTGATTATGATACCGATATCGATATTGGGTGCAGTGTGGGGACATGGAATTCATGGAAAACCACTTTCGATTTTGAGTTTGTGGGGAGTTGTGGCATTAACAGGGGTAATTGTTAACGATGCAGTTGTGTTCTTGTCAAAATATAACTTGCTTATCGAAGAAGGTCTTAAGGTGAAAGATGCAATTGTAGAATCCGGAAAATCAAGGCTTCGTGCTATTATTCTTACTACACTAACCACTTCGTTTGGTTTGTTCCCATTGGTCTTGGAGAAAAGTTTCCAGGCACAATTCCTGATTCCAATGGCTATTTCATTGGTTTACGGTGTGGCTTTTGGAACCTTCTTTATTCTGATCTTTTTCCCGGCCTTAATTATGGTATTAAACGACATTAGAAGAGTGGCGAAAAAATTATGGACAGGAGAAGAGGTAGAACCGGAACATGTTGAAATTGCATGGATTCATTCGCAGCGAAAATTTGATAACAGCCTTTACCAGGAAGATGAAGACAAAAACAATGATGAAGAAAATTAA
- a CDS encoding TolC family protein: MMKKIKIVFLLLMSGLLVQAQQPLSLTDAISKALENNYDIILAKGDQQIAGIRNNWGTAGRYPYINLSASDNNSLAIQEGDNSVSNRFSGGASLSWTIFDGFSVKISIARLDELENLSKNNTATMVEGTIQSIILAYYDVLLQQEKLVTYEEVMNLSNDRYEREKQRKEYGSAVTYEVLQAQNAYLEDRASYLLQEVAYKNAKRNLAYLMADKENVDYELSDKFEPALEDYLLADLQSQMVENNKSLQTQYVNLRLLDNQISSAKSAYSPYLDFSGGVTGTSTRLKPGEQDASWSKNATLYGNFTLGWNLFSGGNRKRAVQIAEIDRDLGDVQLADMQHDLTNRLANLYEFYEVRKELLVLAKENLAAARLNMQISREKFESGAINSFNYRDVQQIYLNAAQGELQAIYYFIDAQTSLLRLAGVIVQQYE, encoded by the coding sequence ATGATGAAGAAAATTAAAATAGTATTCCTTTTATTGATGAGTGGTTTGTTGGTACAAGCCCAGCAACCGCTTTCATTAACCGATGCAATTTCGAAAGCACTCGAAAATAATTACGATATAATACTCGCCAAAGGAGACCAGCAGATTGCCGGGATACGGAACAACTGGGGAACTGCAGGCCGTTATCCGTACATTAATTTATCGGCTAGCGACAATAATTCGCTTGCCATCCAGGAGGGCGATAATAGTGTTAGCAACCGTTTTTCAGGAGGAGCATCACTAAGCTGGACTATTTTTGATGGCTTTTCAGTGAAAATTAGTATAGCCCGTTTGGATGAGTTGGAAAATCTGTCGAAAAACAATACTGCCACCATGGTTGAAGGAACCATTCAATCCATAATTTTGGCCTATTACGATGTGTTGCTTCAGCAGGAAAAACTGGTAACTTACGAAGAGGTGATGAATTTGTCGAATGACAGGTACGAACGCGAGAAGCAACGAAAAGAGTATGGCTCGGCTGTAACTTACGAAGTGTTGCAGGCGCAAAATGCATATCTCGAAGATCGTGCAAGTTACTTGTTGCAGGAAGTTGCATACAAAAACGCCAAACGTAATCTGGCCTATTTAATGGCTGATAAAGAAAATGTTGATTACGAACTCAGCGATAAATTTGAACCTGCTTTGGAAGATTATTTACTGGCTGATTTACAGTCGCAAATGGTAGAGAACAACAAGAGTTTGCAAACACAGTATGTAAATTTACGTTTGCTCGACAACCAGATATCTTCTGCAAAAAGTGCTTATTCTCCTTATCTCGATTTTAGTGGTGGAGTTACCGGAACAAGCACACGCTTGAAGCCAGGTGAGCAGGATGCCAGCTGGAGCAAAAATGCGACTTTGTATGGTAACTTTACTTTGGGATGGAACCTGTTTAGCGGGGGAAATCGTAAACGTGCTGTCCAAATTGCTGAGATCGATCGTGACTTGGGCGATGTTCAGTTGGCTGATATGCAACACGATTTGACCAACCGACTGGCAAATTTGTACGAGTTTTACGAGGTTCGGAAAGAGTTATTGGTTTTAGCCAAAGAAAACCTGGCTGCTGCCCGTTTAAATATGCAGATCTCGAGAGAGAAGTTTGAGTCGGGCGCCATTAATTCGTTTAATTACCGCGATGTGCAGCAAATTTATTTAAATGCTGCCCAGGGCGAATTACAAGCCATTTATTATTTTATCGATGCGCAGACTTCATTGCTGCGTTTGGCCGGAGTAATCGTTCAACAATACGAATAA